A window from Fusarium musae strain F31 chromosome 8, whole genome shotgun sequence encodes these proteins:
- a CDS encoding hypothetical protein (EggNog:ENOG41) translates to MTVTDPVSPDAIRAMFASALSSMYRREVPQYGTLLKLVSDINHQKHQPIEPRIEVERHGAIRLGTPEELAMMRRLFAVMGMHPVGYYDLTVANLPVHATCFRPLTQEALAYNPFRVFTSLLRLELIEDETLRTQAADILRKRNIFTNRCVELIEIFESQKSFSKEVSTEFIKEALETFRWHKTSTVDLKTYKALRKAHPLIADVVCFKGPHINHLTPRVLDIETAQVEMLRYGLQAKDAIEGPPPRLCPILLRQTSFLALDEAIAFSEGEETGGSHKARFGEIEQRGMALTPKGRRLYDDLINEWRGSVAELTSDAKSGSKEQILAEAFQKFPDDLETIRKENLAYFTYTAVSKLPKDSDASIDSLVSSGAVKAEPITYEDFLPVSAAGIFHSNLGEDGGLSHVAEADQGSFEKSLGCQVKREFELYSEMQEMSIRGCLEK, encoded by the coding sequence ATGACAGTTACAGACCCAGTCAGTCCAGATGCCATCAGGGCAATGTTTGCCTCTGCCCTTTCGAGCATGTATCGACGTGAAGTTCCCCAATACGGCACACTCCTCAAGCTTGTATCCGATATCAACCACCAGAAACATCAACCCATCGAACCTCGTATCGAGGTTGAACGTCATGGAGCCATCAGACTCGGAACACCAGAAGAACTAGCCATGATGAGGCGACTATTCGCTGTGATGGGCATGCATCCTGTTGGTTACTACGACCTCACTGTCGCCAATCTCCCAGTTCACGCAACGTGTTTTCGACCTCTCACACAAGAAGCCCTGGCATACAACCCTTTTCGGGTATTTACATCTTTATTACGACTTGAGCTCATCGAGGATGAGACACTTCGGACACAGGCTGCCGATATCTTGCGAAAACGCAACATTTTTACAAATCGATGTGTAGAATTGATCGAAATATTCGAGTCTCAAAAGTCTTTCTCAAAAGAAGTTTCGACTGAATTCATAAAAGAAGCTCTCGAAACATTTCGATGGCACAAAACATCAACCGTTGACTTGAAAACATACAAAGCTCTTCGAAAAGCACATCCCTTGATTGCAGACGTCGTCTGTTTCAAAGGACCTCacatcaatcatctcacACCCCGGGTTCTCGATATCGAAACGGCACAAGTTGAAATGCTTAGATATGGCCTCCAAGCCAAAGACGCCATTGAAGGACCCCCACCAAGACTTTGTCCCATCCTCCTTCGCCAAACGAGTTTCTTAGCCCTTGATGAAGCAATTGCTTTttctgaaggagaagagactgGAGGAAGTCACAAGGCGAGATTTGGAGAGATTGAGCAACGAGGAATGGCTTTGACGCCCAAGGGAAGACGTCTATACGATGATCTTATCAACGAGTGGCGAGGATCTGTAGCTGAGCTCACGTCTGATGCCAAGTCTGGTTCGAAAGAGCAGATTCTTGCAGAGGCTTTCCAGAAGTTCCCTGATGACTTGGAAACCATTCGAAAAGAGAACCTTGCATACTTTACATATACCGCTGTTTCTAAGCTACCAAAAGACTCTGATGCGAGCATCGACAGTCTTGTCAGCTCCGGggctgtcaaggctgagccGATTACATATGAGGATTTCCTGCCTGTCAGTGCAGCTGGAATCTTTCATTCGAACCTAGGAGAAGACGGCGGCTTGAGTCATGTCGCAGAAGCGGATCAGGGATCTTTCGAGAAGAGTCTTGGATGTCAGGTCAAGAGGGAATTTGAGCTGTACAGTGAAATGCAGGAAATGTCGATTCGAGGATGTCTGGAGAAATAA
- a CDS encoding hypothetical protein (EggNog:ENOG41) — protein MASTTSITLPNGKKYDQPTGLFINNEYVAASGDEFTVTNPVTEEEVVKLKGASKEDVDKAVQAARKAFEGEWSELAAVDRGAFLYKLADLIDRDRELIAAIDAFDNGKPFSACLAGDLDESYNVFRYYAGAADKISGKTIETSPAKLAYVLQEPLGVCGQIIPWNFPFMMLAWKVAPALACGNTVILKPAEQTPLSALYFGNLVKEAGLPAGVVNVLPGLGPQTGKAIAGHMDIDKVAFTGSTNTGRAIMKDAANNLKNITLECGGKSPSIVFADAELEQAVKWCHFGIMDNKGEVCTSTSRIYVHEDIYDKFLEKFVAVTKENDKLGSPFEEATVQGPQVSKAQFDRVISYIEEGRKSGARLLYGGSKHGDKGYYLQPTVFADTTEDMKIMKEEIFGPVVSIAKFSTDEEAIAKANDTSYGLAAALFTEKISRAHKVARKLQAGMVWINSSGDSHFGIPFGGYKSSGIGRELGQYALDAYTQSKAIHVNLGFEL, from the exons ATGGCATCAACCACATCAATCACATTGCCCAACGGCAAGAAGTACGACCAGCCCACtggtctcttcatcaataaTGAGTATGTCGCTGCTTCAGGCGACGAGTTCACAGTGACAAACCCAGT CACCGAGGAGGAAGtcgtcaagctcaagggagCTTCAAAAGAAGACGTCGACAAGGCCGTTCAAGCTGCGCGCAAAGCTTTTGAAGGTGAATGGTCAGAGCTCGCTGCTGTGGACCGCGGCGCGTTCCTCTACAAGCTTGCTGATCTCATTGATCGCGACCGTGAGCTCATCGCTGCCATTGACGCCTTTGACAATGGCAAG CCTTTCAGCGCTTGTCTCGCTGGCGATCTCGACGAGTCATACAATGTATTCCGATACTACGCTGGTGCCGCCGACAAGATCAGCGGCAAGACAATTGAGACATCTCCCGCCAAGCTCGCATATGTCCTACAAGAACCTCTTGGTGTCTGCGGACAGATCATCCCGTGGAACTTCCCCTTCATGATGCTCGCTTGGAAGGTCGCGCCAGCGCTGGCATGCGGTAATACCGTCATCCTCAAGCCCGCCGAGCAGACCCCTCTGTCTGCTTTATACTTCGGTAATCTTGTTAAGGAGGCTGGCCTCCCCGCTGGCGTTGTCAATGTACTGCCTGGTCTTGGTCCCCAGACTGGAAAGGCTATTGCTGGACACATGGACATTGACAAGGTTGCGTTCACAGGCAGCACCAATACTGGTAGGGCTATTATGAAGGATGCCGCGAATAACCTGAAGAACATCACGCTTGAGTGTGGTGGTAAGAGTCCTTCAATTGTCTTTGCGGATGCAGAGCTGGAGCAGGCTGTTAAGTGGTGCCACTTTGGAATCATGGACAACAAGGGAGAG GTTTGCACATCCACCTCGAGAATCTACGTGCACGAGGATATCTACGACAAGTTCCTTGAGAAGTTCGTCGCAGTCACAAAGGAGAATGACAAGCTCGGATCTCCCTTTGAAGAAGCAACAGTCCAAGGTCCTCAAGTCTCCAAGGCCCAATTCGATCGAGTTATCTCATATATTGAAGAGGGACGCAAGTCTGGTGCTAGACTCCTATACGGTGGGAGCAAGCACGGCGACAAGGGCTACTATCTTCAGCCAACAGTCTTTGCAGAC ACCACCGAGGATATGAAGATCatgaaagaagaaatcttTGGCCCTGTTGTCTCTATTGCCAAGTTCTCCACAGACGAGGAAGCCATCGCTAAAGCCAACGATACATCCTACGGTCTTGCAGCTGCTCTATTCACCGAGAAGATCTCACGGGCACACAAGGTCGCTCGCAAGCTTCAGGCTGGTATGGTCTGGATCAACTCGTCTGGCGATTCACACTTTGGTATTCCCTTCGGTGGATACAAGTCTTCTGGCATTGGTCGTGAATTGGGACAGTATGCGCTAGATGCCTACACTCAATCCAAGGCTATTCATGTAAACCTGGGATTTGAGCTGTAG
- a CDS encoding hypothetical protein (EggNog:ENOG41), giving the protein MSARPSSHHFGSTSSTSSTPSSGSDSDSSSSGHRYSMDSIALPIASVEVLRCMRCARSVEATSTDDVSTMGMVRIAHNLYYCERCAKMVGYK; this is encoded by the coding sequence atgtctgccAGACCTTCAAGCCACCACTTTGGATCAACcagctcaacatcatcaacaccttctTCAGGCTCCGACTCAGACTCTTCCAGCTCAGGACACAGATACAGCATGGACTCAATCGCCCTCCCTATCGCCTCTGTCGAGGTTCTTCGCTGCATGCGATGCGCTCGCTCAGTAGAGGCTACTTCCACCGACGACGTCAGCACCATGGGAATGGTTCGCATCGCACACAACCTCTACTACTGCGAACGCTGCGCAAAGATGGTCGGCTACAAATAA
- a CDS encoding hypothetical protein (EggNog:ENOG41~BUSCO:EOG092626HU), whose protein sequence is MLRQDFNRIDPKRRNVVDHRKKQFAAPTYKDLDYPHRLNFYTDPPTADITLEQFEQWAIDRLRVLAELEACSFRNKTPAETATHMKPILKKHLHLEANSSGSKKIFEQRQKDHYSHFILRLAFSSTEDLRRRFTRVETMLFRLRLNDDDLAERSAFVKTLGLDWCEDVTDEDRRKYAAELAAFASNRKGENDDDTWFKVDWERVPELIESRRVFLKAGKAFVPGREQAGMVVSEFSSRLERQLELTARALPRLDEDDRLTPILNHLSKNFITPDASYMSSTAAVPGAEISAANIDNLSQHFPACMSHLHRSLRRDAHLKHYGRLQYSLFLKGIGLNLEECLVFWRKSFHKITDDKFNKEYRYNIRHVYGDVGGDSNRRGGGYSPFSCQKILTEHPPGPGEAHGCPYRHFNMENLSALVQAMGVNDRSVLQGVKEDKDKQKFHMACNRVFEHLHKQEIKRAKDEGVMTQQQLETIVHPNEYFKRSFLLKNLGRETDVRMEG, encoded by the exons ATGTTGCGGCAAGACTTTAACCGAATCGACCCCAAGAGGCGAAATGTCGTCGACCATCGCAAGAAGCAATTCGCTGCCCCTACATACAAAGATCTCGACTATCCTCATCGTCTCAACTTTTACACAGATCCTCCCACAGCGGATATCACCCTCGAGCAATTTGAACAATGGGCCATCGACCGACTACGAG TTCTCGCTGAACTCGAAGCATGCTCGTTCCGCAACAAGACTCCTGCCGAGACTGCAACACACATGAAGCCCATCCTCAAGAAGCACCTTCACCTCGAGGCCAACAGCTCAGGCTCCAAGAAGATATTCGAGCAACGCCAAAAAGACCACTACAGCCATTTTATCCTCCGACTTGCGTTCTCGTCTACTGAAGACCTGCGCCGTCGATTCACCCGTGTCGAGACGATGCTTTTCCGCCTGCGACTCAATGATGACGATCTCGCCGAGCGATCTGCCTTTGTCAAGACTCTTGGCCTAGACTGGTGCGAAGACGTAACAGATGAGGATAGGAGGAAGTATGCTGCGGAGCTGGCCGCCTTTGCTAGCAACCGAAAGGgcgagaatgatgatgatacatGGTTCAAGGTAGACTGGGAACGAGTTCCCGAGCTCATTGAGAGCCGAAGAGTGTTCTTGAAGGCTGGAAAGGCGTTTGTGCCAGGCCGAGAACAGGCTGGCATGGTAGTCTCGGAGTTCAGCTCGCGACTGGAGCGACAACTTGAG TTGACTGCCCGTGCTCTTCCTCGacttgacgaggatgaccgACTCACACCCATCCTCAACCATCTTTCCAAGAACTTCATCACCCCCGACGCATCTTACATGTCCAGCACAGCCGCTGTGCCCGGTGCCGAGATCAGCGCTGCCAACATCGACAACTTGTCTCAACACTTCCCAGCCTGCATGTCCCACTTGCACCGCTCACTACGTCGAGATGCTCATCTCAAGCACTATGGTCGACTGCAGTACTCGCTCTTTCTCAAGGGTATTGGGCTCAACTTGGAGGAGTGTCTTGTATTCTGGAGAAAGAGCTTCCACAAGATCACAGATGACAAGTTCAACAAGGAGTACCGATATAACATTCGTCACGTTTATGGTGATGTAGGTGGTGATTCCAACCGAAGAGGAGGTGGTTATAGTCCATTCAGTTGTCAGAAGATCCTTACCGAGCATCCTCCTGGTCCTGGTGAGGCCCACGGATGCCCATACCGACACTTCAACATGGAGAACCTCTCAGCACTTGTCCAGGCTATGGGTGTTAATGATCGCTCTGTTCTCCAGGGCGTTAAAGAGGATAAAGACAAGCAAAAGTTCCATATGGCATGTAATCG TGTATTTGAGCATCTGCACAAGCAAGAGATCAAGAGGGCCAAGGATGAGGGCGTCATGACACAACAACAGCTCGAGACCATTGTTCACCCCAACGAGTACTTCAAGCGCAGTTTCCTGCTGAAGAATCTCGGGAGGGAGACGGATGTAAGAATGGAGGGTTGA